The Streptomyces sp. NBC_01363 region GCGTCGTCGCCCAGGGCGAGGGCCGCGGTCACAGGTGCTTCACCCCTTCCGGGATCTCGTAGAACGTCGGATGCCGGTACGGCTTGTCGCCGGCCGGTTCGAAGAAGGAGTCCTTCTCGTCCGGCGAGGACGCCGTGACCTGTGTGGACGGGACCACCCAGATGGAGACGCCCTCGGAACGGCGCGTGTACAGATCGCGCGCGTTGCGCAGGGCCATCTCGGCGTCCGGGGCGTGCAGGCTGCCCGCGTGGGTGTGGGAAAGGCCGCGGCGCGAACGCACGAACACCTCCCACAGTGGCCATTCGGTCGAGCTGCTCATGCTGTCGCCTCCCCGTTCTCCGCTGCTGTGTGTGGTGCTGCGTGTGCTTCTGCTGCTGTGTGTTTCCCGGCGTAGGCAGCCGCCGCGTCCCGGACCCAGGCGCCCTCCTCGTGCGCCCGGCGGCGCTGGGTGAGGCGCTGTTCGTTGCACGGGCCGTTGCCCTTGAGGACCTCCTGGAACTCCTTCCAGTCGATTGCCCCGAAGTCGTGCTGTCCGCGCTCCCCGTTCCACCGGAGGTCCGGGTCCGGGAGGGTGAGACCCAGCGCCTCGGCCTGCGGGACACAGATGTCCACGAAGCGCTGCCGCAGCTCGTCGTTGGAGTGGCGCTTGATCTTCCAGGCCATCGACTGCGCCGAGTGGGCCGATGCGTCGTCCGGCGGGCCGAACATCATCAGGGACGGCCACCACCAGCGGTTCACCGCGTCCTGCGCCATTTCGTGCTGCGCCGGGGTGCCGCGGCTGAGGGTGAGCAGCAGCTCGTACCCCTGGCGCTGGTGGAAGGACTCCTCCTTGCAGATGCGGACCATCGCGCGGGCGTACGGGCCGTAGGAGCAGCGGCACAGCGGCACCTGGTTGGTGATCGCGGCGCCGTCCACGAGCCAGCCGATCGCGCCGACGTCCGCCCAGGTCAGCGTCGGGTAGTTGAAGATCGATGAATACCTCTGGCGGCCCGCGTGAAGCTTGTCGAGCAGCTCCTCGCGGCCGGTGCCGAGGGTCTCCGCCGCGCTGTACAGGTAGAGCCCGTGGCCCGCCTCGTCCTGCACCTTGGCCATCAGGATCGCCTTGCGTCGCAGCGAGGGCGCCCGCGAGATCCAGTTGGCCTCCGGCTGCATGCCGATGATTTCGGAGTGGGCATGCTGGGCCATTTGCCTGACCAGCGAGGCGCGGTACGCATCGGGCATCCAGTCGCGTGGCTCGATGCGCTCGTCCGCCGCCACCGCGGCGTCGAATGCCGCCTCCAGGGCCTCGTCCGCCCCTTCGGGCCTGTCCGCTCCCGCCTGCGCTGTCTGGTCCGCAGTCACTGCCGCCATCCCGGGCTCCCTACCGACCGATCGTTCGGTTCAATGTCTTCAATGGTGAGTCGGCGGCCCGTAGGGTGTCAACCCTGTGGATAACTGACCGGGGATCGACGGGGATCGGGGCGGGATGGATTCGTACGACGACAGGGGCGCCGAAAGCGGGAACGGGGCTGCCGAGCCGGGGCCGGATCAGCAGGAAGAAATATCTTCCGGCGCTGGTCAGGGGCCTGAAGCAGGTCCTTGTGGCGGAATGGCCGCCCTGTCGCTTCCGTACCAGATCGTTGCCGCGGTCGCGCTGTCCGTCATCGGGCTGGTCGCCTGTGGACAGCTGGCCATGGTGTTTCTGCACGTCGCTCCCTCCAACACCATGACCAAGCAGCACGGCGAAGCGGTCGACGAATGGATCTATCCCGAGTTCGAGCAGAACTGGAAGCTCTTCGCCCCGAACCCGCTTCAGCAGAACATCGCCATTCACGTACGAGCCGAGATAGCCGGCGCCGACGGGCGCCGCACCACCTCCTGGATGAGCCTTTCCGGCGAGGACGGCAAGGCGATACGCGGCAGTCTTCTCCCCAGTCACGTCCACCAGAACGAACTCCGACGCGGTTGGGACTTCTACCTCAGTTCCCACGACAACGAGAACCGGGCCAACGGCCTTCGCGGTCAGCTCTCCGAGCGCTACATCCGCCGCATCGTGATGCTGCGCCTCGGCGAACACGACTACGGCGGCACCGTCGAGCGCATCCAGGTTCGTTCCGAGGTGCGGTCCGTCGCGGCGCCCGCATGGAGCGAGGAGAAGATCAGTACGAGGCCGTCCTACCGGGTACTGCCGTGGTGGACGGTAACTGACGCAGACCTTCCCGAGAGCGCCAAGGGGGCGGACAAGTGAGTACGTTCGCCGTCGACCACAAGATCGCCCGCGGTATCCAGCGCGTCACCTCCACGTCCTTCGGCCAGTATCAGAGTGCCGTCATCCGGATCGGCTTCTCGGCCACCTATCTGTTCTTCCTGCTGCGCGAACTGCCGCACCGCCACGAGATGTACGGACCCGACGCCCCGTGGCACTGGGACATGGCGCAGCAGCTCATATCCGGCAATCAGGCATTCACCGCACTCATGTGGTCGGACAGCACGGTCTGGTTCGAGATCGTGTACGCGGTCGCGCTGATCTCCGCGGCGCTGCTGATGGTCGGCTGGCACACCCGCGCCATGTCGGTCCTCTTCATGGCCGGAGTGCTTTCCCTGCAGAACCGCAGCATCTTCATGGGCGACGGCGGCGACAACGTCATCCATCTCATGGCGATCTACCTGGTGCTCACGCGCTGCGGGCGGGTCTGGTCGTTGGACGCCCGGC contains the following coding sequences:
- the paaB gene encoding 1,2-phenylacetyl-CoA epoxidase subunit PaaB, yielding MSSSTEWPLWEVFVRSRRGLSHTHAGSLHAPDAEMALRNARDLYTRRSEGVSIWVVPSTQVTASSPDEKDSFFEPAGDKPYRHPTFYEIPEGVKHL
- the paaA gene encoding 1,2-phenylacetyl-CoA epoxidase subunit PaaA; this encodes MAAVTADQTAQAGADRPEGADEALEAAFDAAVAADERIEPRDWMPDAYRASLVRQMAQHAHSEIIGMQPEANWISRAPSLRRKAILMAKVQDEAGHGLYLYSAAETLGTGREELLDKLHAGRQRYSSIFNYPTLTWADVGAIGWLVDGAAITNQVPLCRCSYGPYARAMVRICKEESFHQRQGYELLLTLSRGTPAQHEMAQDAVNRWWWPSLMMFGPPDDASAHSAQSMAWKIKRHSNDELRQRFVDICVPQAEALGLTLPDPDLRWNGERGQHDFGAIDWKEFQEVLKGNGPCNEQRLTQRRRAHEEGAWVRDAAAAYAGKHTAAEAHAAPHTAAENGEATA
- a CDS encoding DUF5819 family protein; amino-acid sequence: MDSYDDRGAESGNGAAEPGPDQQEEISSGAGQGPEAGPCGGMAALSLPYQIVAAVALSVIGLVACGQLAMVFLHVAPSNTMTKQHGEAVDEWIYPEFEQNWKLFAPNPLQQNIAIHVRAEIAGADGRRTTSWMSLSGEDGKAIRGSLLPSHVHQNELRRGWDFYLSSHDNENRANGLRGQLSERYIRRIVMLRLGEHDYGGTVERIQVRSEVRSVAAPAWSEEKISTRPSYRVLPWWTVTDADLPESAKGADK